One region of Candidatus Omnitrophota bacterium genomic DNA includes:
- a CDS encoding glycosyltransferase family 4 protein → MTPKKLKVLRIIARLNVGGPAIHTILLTQALNDEYYRSILVTGRVGIDEKDMGYLARGKGVEPLIIPELGRRIDPVNDLIALWKMYLIMRRERPDIVHTHTAKAGALGRAAAILAGIPVRIHTFHGHIFESYFNSFSAGVFLFIERSLAFFSKYIVVVSETQKKEIIKKYKITGDEKVKVVPLGLELDVLSSIGSREGKLRNELGIGNDCVLIGIIGRLVPVKNHRMFLDACKKLFDKAGGRDIKCIVIGDGEERAGLEGYAEKSGIREKIVFHGWKEEMADVYADLDIIALTSFNEGTPVALIEALAAGRPVVSTDVGGVKDVVDDGINGCLVASGDAAGFAKRLLELAVDPEKRDEFGRNGRRKVLQKYSKERLVKDMKALYEEALRQRD, encoded by the coding sequence ATGACCCCAAAAAAACTGAAGGTCCTCAGGATCATCGCCCGCCTGAATGTAGGCGGCCCGGCCATTCACACCATCCTCTTGACGCAAGCCTTAAATGACGAATATTACAGGTCTATCCTGGTTACGGGCAGGGTCGGTATCGATGAAAAGGATATGGGCTATTTGGCCAGGGGAAAAGGCGTAGAACCGCTTATCATCCCGGAATTGGGGCGAAGGATCGATCCGGTAAACGATCTCATAGCGCTATGGAAGATGTACTTGATCATGCGGCGGGAGAGGCCGGATATAGTGCATACCCATACAGCCAAGGCCGGTGCATTGGGAAGGGCCGCGGCAATTTTGGCGGGGATCCCGGTCAGGATACACACTTTCCACGGGCATATATTTGAGAGTTATTTCAATAGTTTCTCTGCCGGTGTCTTTCTTTTCATAGAGAGATCCCTGGCTTTTTTTTCCAAATATATAGTGGTAGTCAGCGAGACGCAGAAAAAAGAGATAATTAAAAAATATAAGATAACCGGCGATGAAAAAGTAAAAGTAGTGCCCTTAGGCCTGGAGTTGGATGTGTTATCTTCGATCGGGTCGAGGGAAGGGAAGCTCAGGAATGAGCTGGGTATCGGCAATGACTGCGTCCTGATAGGGATAATCGGAAGGCTCGTTCCGGTCAAGAACCACAGGATGTTTTTGGATGCCTGCAAGAAATTATTTGATAAGGCAGGCGGACGGGATATAAAGTGCATCGTGATCGGTGACGGGGAAGAGAGAGCAGGGCTTGAAGGATATGCGGAGAAGTCAGGGATCCGCGAGAAGATCGTCTTTCACGGATGGAAAGAGGAGATGGCCGATGTATATGCGGACCTGGATATCATCGCCCTGACATCGTTTAATGAAGGCACTCCCGTAGCTTTGATAGAGGCGCTCGCTGCCGGCAGGCCTGTCGTATCGACCGATGTGGGCGGCGTGAAGGATGTAGTGGATGACGGGATAAATGGCTGTCTCGTCGCTTCGGGAGATGCCGCGGGTTTCGCAAAACGCCTCCTTGAGCTGGCCGTGGATCCTGAAAAACGGGACGAATTCGGCAGGAACGGCCGCCGGAAAGTCCTGCAGAAATATTCCAAAGAGCGCCTTGTGAAGGATATGAAAGCCCTTTACGAAGAGGCGCTTCGCCAAAGGGATTGA
- a CDS encoding class I SAM-dependent methyltransferase — protein sequence MDKSGITGRTYGFLWTRPNVLKPVEKWHFDRMQDVIDEPIVRGEIGIDVGSGCGFDSFIMARDNPSVRIVSMDISDGVFTEKKITAGLNNVEIIKGSALEIPLNGGIFDFAYSFGVLHHTPEPKKGLAEIARILKKDAPIFLYLYEDHSENFFKYMAIKLINLLRMLTTRVPKRVLYLLCYALSPVIYLFFTVPSKILGMFKTTEKIAENVPFNFGKGPFSLRGDLYDRFGAPIEHRFGRSELLGLLEEAGFTGTKISRMKDTAGWVCWGHKSK from the coding sequence ATGGATAAGTCCGGAATAACGGGGAGGACTTACGGGTTTCTATGGACAAGGCCGAATGTCTTAAAGCCGGTAGAAAAATGGCATTTTGACAGGATGCAGGACGTAATAGATGAGCCGATAGTAAGGGGGGAGATCGGCATAGATGTGGGCTCAGGCTGCGGTTTTGACAGTTTCATCATGGCAAGGGACAATCCCTCTGTCCGGATAGTCAGCATGGATATTTCGGACGGGGTATTTACGGAAAAAAAGATCACAGCCGGGCTTAATAATGTTGAGATTATCAAGGGTTCCGCTTTAGAGATCCCTTTAAACGGCGGGATATTCGATTTCGCCTATTCATTCGGCGTTTTGCACCATACCCCGGAACCTAAGAAAGGCTTGGCCGAGATCGCGCGGATTTTAAAGAAAGACGCGCCTATTTTCCTGTATCTCTATGAAGACCATTCCGAGAATTTTTTTAAATATATGGCCATCAAATTGATCAACCTTCTAAGGATGCTCACGACAAGGGTTCCCAAGAGGGTCCTTTATTTATTGTGTTATGCGCTTTCGCCGGTCATTTATTTATTTTTTACCGTCCCTTCAAAAATATTGGGAATGTTTAAAACAACGGAAAAGATAGCCGAGAATGTCCCTTTTAATTTTGGAAAGGGGCCATTCTCGTTGAGGGGCGACCTTTACGATAGATTCGGCGCGCCCATCGAGCATAGGTTTGGCAGGTCTGAATTACTGGGCCTTTTGGAGGAAGCCGGGTTTACAGGGACAAAAATTTCGAGAATGAAGGATACGGCCGGTTGGGTTTGCTGGGGGCATAAGAGCAAATGA
- a CDS encoding DUF4330 domain-containing protein, which translates to MKFIDEKGKIFGRINLIDFLVILFLLGLTPVFYLGNKALTHKWAVKDYKKISIKIKCASVMPELAGFFREGDIVKDNEGNTIGVLKKIISNVPSEIITINQFNLRNNDYFLVPNPSGRDVVCLFDVNCTEERGVLFFNNYAVKIGNSVVLSTDSYNFQGVIIDFDNAHLAEKKGNK; encoded by the coding sequence ATGAAGTTTATCGATGAGAAAGGGAAAATATTCGGCAGGATCAACCTTATTGATTTTCTGGTGATCCTGTTCTTGCTGGGCCTTACGCCGGTATTTTATTTAGGGAATAAGGCATTGACGCATAAATGGGCTGTTAAAGATTATAAAAAAATCTCTATAAAGATCAAATGCGCCAGTGTCATGCCCGAATTAGCGGGTTTTTTCCGCGAAGGGGATATAGTCAAGGATAACGAAGGCAATACGATAGGGGTCTTAAAGAAGATCATCAGCAACGTACCTTCGGAGATCATCACTATAAACCAGTTCAACCTGAGGAACAACGATTATTTTTTAGTCCCGAACCCGAGCGGCAGGGATGTCGTGTGTTTATTTGATGTAAATTGCACGGAAGAGAGAGGGGTTTTATTTTTTAACAATTACGCCGTGAAAATAGGTAATAGTGTAGTATTAAGTACTGATAGTTATAATTTCCAGGGCGTGATAATAGATTTTGACAATGCGCACTTAGCGGAGAAAAAAGGGAATAAATGA
- a CDS encoding ElyC/SanA/YdcF family protein, with amino-acid sequence MIKNENIICISSIDWDFIWQGHQEIMLTLAKNGNKVFFIENTGVRMPGVRDISRIKKRFKNWFRGVKGVRKESANLYILSPLVVPFPYFRPARWINRIMILSVLKKWMKALNFTNPIIWVFLPTALTLDLINGIDRKLLIYYCLDNLKLVSSTAKKVEQYEKKVIGMSDLVFVTADKLYSYCSQFNEMVYKFPFTVNIDKFDRGKTGAADLPVDMKGIRRPVIGFSGGVRKWLDKELIKYLAESHPEYSFVFVGPLQMDVGELARLKNIYFLGQKSHDELPNYVNNFDVAVIPYLINEFTECIYPAKLNEYLALGKSVVSTGLPELRHVKKTYGNIIYIAENKEEFSACIDKALGEDDSSMIEKRVAYAQKNSWKNRIEEMSRLIEGAVEEKMARNEAGWKENLLAFYRKAQKRLARLAVAVAFIYLIIFYTPLVWFLAGPLKITDVPRKADAIVVFAGGVGESGKVGQGYLERTEYAVELYKAGFAKNIIFSSGYMYIFKEPVMMKVIAVSLGVPEDAIILEDKAMSTYQNVVFSEEILKNKGWNKILVVSSPYHMRRVSLVFKKTGKGLEVAYTPVKKNSFYKHRTDDFYAGGSWKQISFAQIEGIFREYLAIFYYWLNGYI; translated from the coding sequence ATGATCAAAAACGAAAATATTATCTGCATATCCAGCATAGACTGGGATTTCATCTGGCAGGGGCATCAAGAGATAATGCTGACTTTGGCCAAGAACGGCAATAAGGTGTTTTTCATAGAGAACACCGGGGTGCGGATGCCGGGAGTGAGGGACATCTCGCGCATAAAAAAGAGGTTCAAGAACTGGTTCAGGGGAGTAAAAGGAGTGAGAAAGGAATCCGCGAATCTCTATATCCTTTCGCCGCTGGTCGTGCCTTTCCCGTATTTCAGGCCTGCCCGATGGATCAACAGGATAATGATCTTATCCGTCCTGAAAAAATGGATGAAGGCGCTAAATTTCACAAACCCCATAATCTGGGTTTTTCTGCCCACCGCCCTTACCCTTGACCTTATCAACGGGATCGACAGGAAATTACTAATATACTACTGCCTTGATAACCTTAAGCTGGTCTCATCTACGGCGAAAAAAGTAGAGCAATACGAGAAAAAGGTCATTGGGATGAGCGACCTGGTATTCGTTACGGCGGACAAGCTTTACTCGTACTGCTCGCAGTTTAACGAAATGGTCTATAAATTCCCGTTCACCGTAAATATAGATAAATTCGACAGGGGTAAGACGGGCGCGGCTGATTTGCCCGTAGACATGAAGGGCATCAGGAGGCCGGTGATCGGCTTTTCGGGCGGGGTGAGGAAGTGGCTGGACAAGGAGTTGATCAAATACCTGGCCGAGTCGCACCCTGAATATTCCTTTGTGTTTGTAGGGCCTTTGCAGATGGACGTCGGGGAGCTTGCGCGGCTGAAAAACATATATTTCCTGGGGCAGAAATCCCACGACGAGTTGCCGAATTACGTGAATAATTTTGATGTGGCGGTCATACCGTATCTCATAAACGAGTTCACCGAATGCATCTATCCGGCAAAGCTGAACGAGTATCTGGCGTTGGGCAAAAGCGTCGTTTCTACGGGCCTGCCCGAGCTCAGGCATGTGAAAAAAACATACGGGAACATAATTTATATAGCGGAAAATAAGGAAGAGTTCAGCGCCTGTATCGATAAGGCCTTGGGCGAAGATGACAGCAGTATGATAGAGAAGCGGGTCGCCTATGCCCAAAAGAACAGCTGGAAGAACCGGATCGAGGAGATGAGCCGGCTTATAGAGGGAGCCGTTGAAGAAAAGATGGCCCGGAACGAGGCCGGCTGGAAAGAGAACCTGCTCGCCTTTTACCGGAAGGCGCAAAAGCGCCTGGCGCGCCTCGCCGTAGCCGTAGCGTTTATTTACCTCATCATCTTTTACACCCCGCTTGTCTGGTTTTTGGCGGGGCCGCTCAAGATAACCGATGTTCCGCGCAAGGCTGACGCAATTGTGGTATTTGCCGGGGGCGTAGGCGAATCGGGGAAGGTAGGCCAAGGTTACCTGGAAAGGACCGAATACGCGGTCGAGCTATATAAGGCTGGTTTCGCTAAGAATATCATTTTTTCTTCGGGATATATGTATATTTTCAAAGAGCCTGTCATGATGAAAGTCATCGCCGTTTCACTGGGAGTGCCCGAAGATGCGATCATCCTGGAAGACAAGGCGATGAGCACTTATCAAAATGTCGTATTTTCAGAGGAGATATTGAAAAATAAGGGATGGAACAAGATCCTCGTGGTAAGCTCCCCGTATCATATGCGGCGGGTCTCGCTTGTATTTAAAAAGACCGGCAAGGGGCTGGAAGTGGCCTATACCCCGGTGAAAAAAAATTCATTTTATAAGCACAGGACGGATGATTTTTATGCCGGGGGGAGTTGGAAGCAGATCAGCTTTGCGCAGATAGAGGGCATATTCCGTGAATATCTGGCCATCTTTTATTATTGGTTGAACGGTTATATTTAA